The following proteins are encoded in a genomic region of Gossypium hirsutum isolate 1008001.06 chromosome D05, Gossypium_hirsutum_v2.1, whole genome shotgun sequence:
- the LOC107907469 gene encoding protein SUPPRESSOR OF MAX2 1 produces the protein MRAGLSTIQQTLTPEAASVLNHSIAEASRRNHGQTTPLHVAATLLASPTGFLRQACIKSHPNSSHPLQCRALELCFSVALERLPTAQNANSGSPGQDPPISNALMAALKRAQAHQRRGCPEQQQQPLLAVKVELEQLIISILDDPSVSRVMREASFSSPAVKATIEQSLNSTSSNSANTTGPIGLGFRPVVAPTPAVAAPSANRNLYLNPRLQQGAAGQQRNEEVKRVIDILMRSKKMNPVLVGESEPELVVKEILRKIKSKEIDGVLRNVEVLHLEKDFALDKTQTVAKIKELATKVGAMIGNLDCGGVILDLGDLKWLVESNQPVGLAGGVQQQQQQQQVVSEAGRAAVVEMGKLLGRFGEGNGRVWLIGTATCETYLRCQVYHPSMENDWDLQAVPIAARAPSPGMFSRLGSNGILGSSVESLSPLKGFATTAAQPRQPSENFDPTRKTGCCPQCMQNYKQDLTRLLAAKEHEQRSSDFKSEPTRPALPQWLQNAKAHDSDIKTMDQAQAKDQDMIWTQKTQELQKKWNDTCLHVHPSFHQPSLGSERFTPAALSMTSLYNSSLLGRQPFQPKLPLNKNTGEALQLNPSLVASQPMEQASSPPGSPVKTDLVLGRPKIIETSPEKPHKERLRDFLGCIPSEPQNKFQDLQSNQLLNTLDIESFKKLLKGLTEKVWWQRDAASAVATTVTQCKLGNGKRRGTGSKGDIWLLFTGPDKVGKKKMALALSDQVCRAHPVVICLGSRRGDGESDVHFRGKTVVDKIAEAVRRNPFSVVVLEDIDEADMLVRGSIKRAMERGRLADSHGREISLGNVIFILTANWLPGNLNLSSNGIITLDEKKLVGLASGGWQLKLSLSEKTAKRQASWLHDEDRATKPRKETGSLSFDLNEAADVEDDKADGSHNSSDLTVDHEEGQGLTNRQLSNSTSSSVPHELLNSVDDAIIFKPVDFGPIRRDISDFITKKFCSVIGDRVTIKIVDEALEKITSGVWIGRTGLEEWTEKALVPSLQQLKTRFPASEESSLVFRLELDSETCNRNNGDWLPGSVKVDVDDGF, from the exons atgagagCTGGATTAAGTACGATCCAACAGACTCTGACGCCGGAGGCCGCCAGTGTGTTGAATCATTCGATAGCTGAAGCTAGCCGGAGGAATCACGGCCAAACGACGCCGCTCCATGTGGCGGCGACGCTCCTTGCATCTCCCACTGGATTCCTTCGTCAAGCATGTATCAAATCCCACCCCAATTCCTCTCATCCCTTGCAGTGTCGAGCTTTGGAGCTTTGTTTCAGCGTGGCGTTGGAGCGTCTCCCCACCGCCCAAAACGCTAATAGTGGTAGCCCGGGGCAAGACCCACCAATCTCCAATGCCTTGATGGCTGCTCTTAAACGTGCTCAAGCCCATCAACGACGTGGATGTCCCGAGCAACAACAACAACCGCTTTTGGCTGTTAAAGTGGAATTAGAACAATTAATTATATCGATTCTTGATGATCCAAGTGTTAGTCGAGTCATGCGTGAAGCTAGTTTTTCAAGTCCAGCAGTTAAAGCAACGATTGAACAATCATTGAACTCAACGTCTTCAAACTCAGCCAACACTACCGGTCCAATTGGATTGGGATTCAGACCTGTCGTAGCTCCCACTCCGGCCGTTGCCGCACCTTCCGCCAATCGGAATTTGTATTTGAATCCGAGATTACAGCAAGGAGCAGCCGGGCAACAAAGGAACGAAGAAGTGAAACGAGTGATTGATATCCTGATGAGGAGTAAAAAGATGAACCCAGTCTTGGTCGGTGAATCGGAACCGGAATTGGTTGTTAAGGAGATATTGAGGAAGATTAAGAGCAAAGAAATTGATGGGGTTTTGAGAAACGTTGAGGTACTTCATTTGGAGAAAGATTTCGCATTGGATAAAACCCAAACCGTTGCTAAAATCAAGGAATTAGCCACTAAAGTTGGAGCAATGATTGGGAACTTGGATTGTGGAGGTGTGATTCTCGATTTGGGTGACTTAAAATGGTTGGTGGAGAGCAATCAGCCGGTGGGTCTTGCCGGCGGAGttcaacaacaacaacagcagcAACAAGTGGTATCTGAAGCTGGGCGTGCTGCGGTGGTTGAGATGGGTAAATTGTTGGGGAGATTCGGAGAAGGAAATGGAAGAGTTTGGTTGATTGGGACTGCTACATGTGAAACATATTTGAGATGTCAAGTGTATCATCCTTCAATGGAGAATGATTGGGATCTGCAAGCTGTTCCTATCGCTGCTAGAGCTCCTTCCCCAGGAATGTTTTctag GCTTGGGAGCAATGGGATACTTGGCAGCTCTGTTGAGTCACTATCTCCATTGAAGGGTTTTGCAACTACTGCTGCTCAACCTAGGCAACCCTCTGAGAATTTTGACCCTACTCGGAAAACAGGCTGTTGCCCGCAGTGCATGCAGAATTATAAACAAGATCTTACTAGACTTTTAGCGGCCAAGGAACATGAGCAACGCTCCTCTGATTTTAAATCAGAGCCAACTCGGCCGGCATTGCCACAGTGGTTGCAGAATGCTAAGGCCCATGATAGTGATATCAAAACTATGGATCAGGCGCAG GCTAAGGATCAAGATATGATCTGGACGCAGAAGACCCAAGAGTTGCAGAAGAAATGGAACGATACGTGCTTGCATGTCCATCCGAGTTTTCATCAGCCGAGTCTAGGCTCTGAGAGATTCACTCCTGCAGCTCTCTCGATGACGAGCTTGTACAATTCGAGTCTGCTAGGACGCCAACCTTTCCAACCGAAATTACCATTGAACAAAAACACTGGGGAGGCACTGCAACTGAACCCAAGTCTAGTAGCTAGCCAACCAATGGAACAGGCAAGCAGCCCACCAGGAAGCCCTGTAAAGACGGATCTTGTTCTTGGGCGACCGAAGATCATTGAGACAAGTCCTGAAAAACCCCATAAAGAGCGTTTAAGGGACTTTTTGGGCTGCATACCTTCTGAACCACAGAACAAGTTCCAAGATTTGCAAAGCAATCAGTTGTTGAACACATTAGATATTGAGTCATTCAAGAAACTACTTAAAGGTTTAACAGAGAAAGTTTGGTGGCAGCGAGATGCGGCATCTGCAGTGGCCACAACAGTGACGCAGTGTAAATTAGGCAATGGAAAACGACGGGGTACTGGTTCAAAGGGCGACATTTGGTTATTGTTTACTGGCCCTGACAAGGTTGGCAAGAAGAAGATGGCATTGGCCCTCTCAGATCAAGTATGTAGAGCTCATCCGGTAGTGATATGTCTCGGGTCAAGACGTGGTGATGGGGAATCCGATGTGCATTTCCGTGGTAAAACAGTAGTGGATAAAATAGCGGAGGCAGTTAGGAGAAACCCGTTCTCGGTAGTAGTGCTTGAAGATATCGATGAAGCAGATATGCTGGTTAGAGGCAGCATTAAACGAGCAATGGAGAGAGGTCGACTTGCTGATTCTCACGGTCGTGAGATCAGTCTAGGAAATGTTATCTTCATCCTTACTGCAAATTGGTTACCAGGGAATCTTAATCTCTCATCAAATGGTATTATTACCCTGGATGAAAAGAAGCTTGTCGGTTTAGCTAGCGGAGGTTGGCAGTTAAAGTTATCTCTTAGTGAGAAAACCGCAAAGCGTCAAGCCAGTTGGCTCCATGATGAAGACAGAGCAACGAAACCTAGGAAGGAAACCGGTTCGTTATCGTTTGATCTTAATGAAGCCGCTGATGTGGAAGACGACAAAGCCGATGGATCACACAATTCCAGTGATCTCACGGTGGATCATGAAGAAGGACAAGGCCTCACAAACAGACAATTATCCAACTCAACATCATCATCAGTACCCCATGAGCTACTCAATTCCGTCGACGATGCCATCATTTTTAAACCTGTCGATTTTGGTCCCATTAGGCGCGACATTTCTGATTTCATAACCAAAAAGTTCTGCAGTGTCATTGGCGACAGGGTAACGATCAAGATCGTAGATGAAGCTCTGGAAAAGATTACAAGTGGGGTATGGATAGGTCGAACTGGATTAGAAGAATGGACTGAGAAAGCATTGGTTCCAAGCTTACAACAACTGAAAACACGATTCCCGGCATCGGAGGAGTCATCACTAGTGTTCCGACTGGAACTCGATTCCGAAACATGTAATCGAAACAATGGAGATTGGCTTCCTGGTAGTGTGAAGGTAGATGTTGATGATGGGTTCTGA